A window of Halobacillus naozhouensis genomic DNA:
TGCGGTGGTCTTTGCCACGTTAGACCATGAAGAAAAAGGAAGAGTTGGTCTGGCTATCCCTATCGATTATTATTATGAGCGAACGAATCAAGGAACCCCCTAGGTAATAGGTAAAGTTACGTAGGGGGATTTTTAGGTATTAGTGGCTATGATTATACAGTTCTATAGTCTTGGTTAATGGGCGAAGTTACGTTGTTAACTTAATTATGGTTATTGTGTAATTCTAAATACCTGTTTTTTGAAATGATTATTTAATAAAATGTAAATCGTGTGTGGTGGAATACAAGTCGAATATTGAGTAAAATTGTCTTGCTCTATACAATACTCGCATACCTGCTTTATAGAATTAGTGAAAAATGCTTCAGTTTTATATGGTTGATACAAAATTGTAATAAAAATGAAACTTTTATTTAAAATACACCCAAATAGATGGAATCTGAAACGAAAATATTTACTAGCTGGAGGTGATGAAGGTTGATCAGAGGTCTTTTTCGAACGAAGGACACCTCCCTTGATGAACTGGTTGCAGCTGCAAAACAGGGAGACGACAACATTAAAAATGAAATGCTTAAACAGTATCAACCTTTTATCGCCAAAAGTGTTTCTGAAGTATGTAAGAGATACATTGATCCAACGAAAGATGATGAGTACAGTATTGGTTTGCTTGCCTTTAACGAGGCCATTGACGCCTATTCATGTGACAGGGGAAGCTCATTCTTATCTTTTGCGAAGCTTGTCATTAAACGCAAAGTAATTGATTATATTCGAAATGAGCAAAAGCGTCTTAAAGTTGTTTCCCTTGACGAAGATTATGTTGAGGACGAACAAATGGAAAACCCTTCTGAGGTTAGAGCAGCGAAAGACCGCTATGTTCTTGAGACCGAAGCGTGGTATCGCAGGGAGGAGATTCGTGAATTTCAGGCTCATTTGCAGAAGTACAAGCTTTCCTTTGCTGAATTAACAGAGGCTTCTCCTAAACATGTGGATGCTAGAGAGTCAGCTATCCAGGTGGCGCGAATCGTTTATGAAAACGATGAGCTTCGTCATCAAGTGTTAGAAAAAGGCCGGTTGCCGATTAAAGATCTCATTAAAAAAGTAGAGGTCAGTAAGAAAACGCTGGAGCGAAACCGTAAATTCATCATTGCTATGGTACTCATCTTTTCCGGTGACTATGTGTATCTTAAAGATTATCTGAAGGGGGTGGGTATGTGAGAAAAGGTATTGTCATGGAGCAGAGCAGAGCGTATACGATCGTGATGACAAATGATGGAA
This region includes:
- the sigI gene encoding RNA polymerase sigma factor SigI; translated protein: MIRGLFRTKDTSLDELVAAAKQGDDNIKNEMLKQYQPFIAKSVSEVCKRYIDPTKDDEYSIGLLAFNEAIDAYSCDRGSSFLSFAKLVIKRKVIDYIRNEQKRLKVVSLDEDYVEDEQMENPSEVRAAKDRYVLETEAWYRREEIREFQAHLQKYKLSFAELTEASPKHVDARESAIQVARIVYENDELRHQVLEKGRLPIKDLIKKVEVSKKTLERNRKFIIAMVLIFSGDYVYLKDYLKGVGM